The Megasphaera stantonii genome includes a window with the following:
- the yajC gene encoding preprotein translocase subunit YajC, with protein sequence MMEQLNAFWPIILMVVIFYFMLWRPQKKQQKQRQEMLNSLKAGVKIITAGGIYGTIVSLHDEYLVIRVADKVEIKITRNAVNQVLGKQDRSEGKKSKKAEKKADPKPVEKGAEAKQADATPAEPKAAEPAQAETAAPAEEKKTEESQDAK encoded by the coding sequence ATGATGGAACAGTTAAACGCCTTTTGGCCGATTATCCTCATGGTAGTCATTTTCTATTTCATGCTTTGGCGTCCGCAGAAAAAGCAGCAGAAACAGCGCCAGGAAATGCTGAACAGCCTGAAAGCAGGAGTTAAGATTATCACTGCCGGAGGTATTTACGGCACGATCGTATCTCTTCACGACGAATATCTCGTCATCCGCGTAGCCGATAAGGTAGAAATCAAGATTACGCGCAACGCCGTCAACCAGGTCTTGGGAAAGCAGGATCGGTCGGAAGGGAAGAAATCCAAAAAGGCGGAAAAGAAAGCTGATCCGAAGCCTGTAGAAAAAGGGGCGGAAGCAAAACAGGCCGACGCAACGCCGGCAGAACCGAAGGCTGCCGAACCAGCACAGGCTGAAACAGCAGCTCCGGCTGAAGAAAAGAAAACTGAAGAATCGCAGGACGCGAAGTAA
- a CDS encoding nucleoside kinase has product MITLHDKTNGKTYTLKEGTTLLQLCSEHYGDAEPRIAAALYNNEFVGLQTKVREDGDISWFSMATLEGNQCLVRTAIMLLVRAVSDLYPQGKVFVKHALRKSLYCELDIGHTVTYRDVESIKRRMQEIVAQDEPITQVVLSAETAMDMCRNRHMEREAELLRHVGLKNVMTYQCGQVFDYYMGPMLPSMGYLTCFNLRSYAPGVILETPKVDNPNELPPYKEIPKMARLFLDAEEWGRIVRCQYVSDLNRYIADETIQDIVDMAEALQEKKMAEIADYIVRQRPKIKVILIAGPSSAGKTTFCKRLTTQLRVVGLRPVKISLDDYFYNREDTPKNPDGSYDFESLRAIDIPLFNQQIDELQQGRDVCLSRFDFVSGKRYFDEKPVHLELEQPIVVEGLHALNDSLTYMLPRYEKYKITLGVLTQIRINDHNRISTADTRIIRRMVRDQQFRNRGPLDTMDIWADVRRGEEVNIYPYQEDADTIFNTALPYELSVLKPYAEPLLRSIDKESSHYAEAQRLLKFLNPFKGLDASVVPSNSLLREFIGPERKQP; this is encoded by the coding sequence GTGATTACGCTGCATGACAAGACAAACGGCAAGACATATACTCTCAAAGAAGGAACGACGCTGCTGCAGCTTTGCTCCGAGCATTATGGCGACGCGGAGCCCCGCATTGCGGCGGCGCTATATAATAATGAATTTGTAGGCTTGCAGACGAAGGTGCGGGAAGACGGGGATATTTCCTGGTTTTCCATGGCGACGCTGGAAGGCAATCAATGCCTCGTCCGCACGGCCATCATGCTGCTCGTGCGGGCTGTCAGCGATTTATACCCGCAGGGAAAAGTGTTTGTAAAGCACGCCCTGCGCAAGTCGCTGTACTGCGAGCTGGATATCGGCCATACTGTGACCTATCGGGACGTCGAATCGATTAAGCGGCGCATGCAGGAAATCGTCGCCCAGGACGAGCCTATTACGCAAGTCGTCCTCAGCGCGGAAACGGCTATGGACATGTGCCGCAACCGCCATATGGAACGGGAAGCGGAGCTGCTGCGTCACGTCGGCCTCAAGAACGTCATGACCTATCAGTGCGGCCAGGTCTTCGATTACTACATGGGGCCTATGCTGCCGAGCATGGGCTACTTGACCTGCTTCAATCTGCGTTCTTACGCGCCGGGCGTCATCTTGGAAACGCCGAAGGTAGATAATCCCAATGAGCTGCCGCCGTACAAGGAAATTCCCAAGATGGCCCGTCTGTTTTTAGACGCAGAAGAATGGGGGCGTATCGTCCGCTGTCAGTATGTTTCTGATTTAAACCGCTATATTGCCGACGAAACGATTCAGGATATCGTCGATATGGCCGAAGCGCTGCAGGAAAAAAAGATGGCTGAAATTGCCGATTACATCGTCCGCCAGCGGCCGAAGATCAAGGTCATCCTCATCGCCGGCCCGTCGTCGGCGGGAAAGACGACGTTCTGCAAGCGATTGACGACGCAGCTCCGCGTCGTAGGGCTGCGGCCCGTCAAGATATCGCTGGACGATTACTTTTACAACCGCGAGGACACGCCGAAAAATCCCGACGGCAGCTACGATTTCGAATCCCTGCGGGCAATCGACATCCCCTTGTTTAACCAGCAGATCGACGAACTGCAGCAGGGCCGCGACGTCTGCCTGTCCCGCTTTGATTTCGTAAGCGGCAAGCGTTACTTTGACGAAAAGCCCGTCCATCTGGAGCTGGAGCAGCCCATCGTCGTCGAAGGGCTCCATGCCCTAAACGATTCGCTGACATACATGCTGCCGCGGTACGAAAAATATAAGATTACCCTGGGCGTACTGACGCAGATCCGCATCAACGACCACAACCGCATTTCGACGGCCGACACGCGGATTATCCGCCGCATGGTACGGGATCAGCAGTTCCGCAACCGCGGCCCTCTGGATACGATGGACATATGGGCTGACGTGCGCCGCGGCGAAGAAGTGAATATTTACCCCTATCAGGAAGACGCTGATACGATTTTCAACACGGCCCTGCCGTACGAGCTGTCCGTGCTGAAGCCCTACGCCGAGCCCCTGCTGCGCTCCATTGACAAGGAAAGCTCCCATTATGCCGAAGCGCAGCGGCTGCTGAAATTCCTGAACCCCTTCAAGGGACTGGATGCGTCCGTCGTTCCCAGCAATTCTCTCCTGCGGGAATTTATCGGCCCTGAACGGAAACAGCCCTGA
- a CDS encoding DUF2905 domain-containing protein translates to MAKTLILIGALFIAAGFVWLALEHIGVSRFLGNLPGDLNFTKGNVSFHFPIVTCLIISVVLTLILNIFFRH, encoded by the coding sequence ATGGCGAAAACCTTAATTTTAATCGGCGCGTTGTTTATTGCGGCAGGCTTTGTCTGGCTGGCGCTGGAGCACATCGGCGTAAGCCGTTTTTTAGGCAACCTGCCCGGCGATTTGAATTTTACGAAGGGAAACGTATCCTTTCATTTCCCCATCGTAACCTGCCTCATCATCAGCGTCGTGCTGACCCTCATTCTGAATATATTTTTCCGTCATTAA
- the rpmF gene encoding 50S ribosomal protein L32 produces the protein MAVPKNRLSQTRQKMRRANWKLTAPGFVECPQCHEAVMPHHVCPTCGFYKGKQVVNNTTAE, from the coding sequence ATGGCAGTACCAAAGAACAGATTGTCCCAGACTCGTCAGAAAATGCGTCGTGCAAACTGGAAGCTGACAGCGCCGGGTTTCGTTGAATGCCCGCAGTGCCACGAAGCAGTAATGCCCCATCATGTATGCCCCACTTGTGGCTTCTATAAGGGCAAACAGGTTGTTAACAACACAACAGCTGAATAA
- the ruvA gene encoding Holliday junction branch migration protein RuvA: MIGYVKGIVTHIFRDSCFVDVHGVGYRVSIPASTMDKLVLNREITLFTYMSVREDAIVLYGFATQDEYDLFMLLISVNGVGPKVALGILSAASPDGFRLAVHQKNMKVLTKMPGIGKKTAERIVLELHDKIGPVGDGAAAAEDGGLESMPQGIASDALAALTSLGYSSQEVLPAIEAKAGQCRTVEELLKAVLQALGSRR; the protein is encoded by the coding sequence ATGATTGGGTATGTCAAGGGGATTGTGACGCATATATTCCGCGATTCCTGTTTTGTCGACGTCCACGGCGTCGGCTACCGCGTGTCCATTCCGGCGTCGACGATGGACAAACTGGTGCTGAATCGGGAAATCACCTTGTTTACGTATATGAGCGTCCGCGAAGACGCCATCGTATTATATGGATTTGCCACGCAGGATGAATACGACTTGTTCATGCTGCTGATTAGCGTAAACGGCGTAGGGCCGAAGGTGGCCTTAGGCATTCTGAGCGCCGCCAGTCCCGACGGGTTCCGCCTGGCCGTGCATCAGAAGAATATGAAGGTACTGACGAAGATGCCTGGCATCGGCAAGAAAACGGCGGAGCGCATCGTGCTGGAGCTGCACGATAAAATCGGCCCAGTTGGAGACGGCGCGGCGGCCGCTGAAGACGGCGGCCTGGAAAGCATGCCTCAGGGCATTGCCTCGGACGCCTTGGCGGCGCTGACCAGCCTGGGCTATTCCTCCCAGGAAGTACTTCCTGCTATTGAAGCCAAGGCTGGCCAGTGCCGGACCGTAGAGGAACTGCTGAAAGCCGTATTGCAGGCATTGGGAAGCAGGAGGTAA
- the ruvC gene encoding crossover junction endodeoxyribonuclease RuvC, with protein sequence MRAMGIDPGTAICGFGIVDAQGSRLTPVTYGTIQTTPDHSDGERLVTIFEGLNELYAKYKPDIIGVEQLFFNRNVTTAITVGQARGIILLTAQQAGIPLLEFTPLQVKQGVTGYGRATKEQVIDMTMRLLGIREKIKPDDAADGLAMAIYAIYSSHSQRLKRTVQL encoded by the coding sequence ATGCGGGCTATGGGAATAGACCCGGGAACGGCCATCTGCGGCTTCGGCATCGTCGACGCCCAGGGAAGCCGTCTTACACCGGTTACATACGGAACAATTCAAACGACGCCGGACCACAGTGACGGCGAACGCCTCGTGACTATCTTTGAAGGGCTGAACGAGCTGTACGCTAAGTATAAGCCCGATATTATCGGCGTAGAACAGCTGTTTTTCAATCGCAACGTCACGACGGCCATTACCGTCGGCCAGGCCCGCGGCATCATTCTCCTGACGGCGCAGCAGGCCGGCATTCCCTTGCTGGAATTTACGCCGCTGCAGGTAAAGCAGGGCGTGACGGGCTACGGCCGGGCGACGAAGGAGCAGGTCATCGATATGACCATGCGCCTGCTGGGCATTCGCGAGAAAATCAAGCCGGACGATGCGGCCGACGGGCTGGCGATGGCCATTTACGCCATCTATTCCAGCCATTCGCAGCGTTTGAAAAGGACGGTGCAGTTATGA
- the queA gene encoding tRNA preQ1(34) S-adenosylmethionine ribosyltransferase-isomerase QueA, translated as MKLSDFYYDLPKELIAQHPAEQRDHARLMLYDRQSGAVEHKHFYDLIDELHQGDVLVFNDSRVIPARLYGKKSPTGGKVEVLLLTPVGEDTWEVLVKPGKRALPGAVIEFPEGLTCQILDRTDFGGRIVKFEYDGVFDDIIDKIGEMPLPPYIHEKLEDPDEYQTVYARERGSAAAPTAGLHFTDELLERIKAKGVELVFVTLHVGLGTFRPVEEENIEDHEMHSEFYSITEEAAQTINRAKAEGRRIVAVGTTSIRTLESAGTTGVLQAGSGWTNIFIYPGYTFHIVDALVTNFHLPESTLLMLISAMSTREKILKAYEIAVQEKYRFFSFGDAMFIR; from the coding sequence TTGAAACTCAGTGACTTTTATTATGATTTGCCAAAAGAATTGATTGCCCAGCACCCGGCAGAGCAGCGGGATCACGCCCGCCTCATGCTGTACGACCGGCAGAGCGGGGCTGTGGAACACAAGCATTTTTACGATTTGATCGACGAGCTCCATCAGGGCGACGTCCTGGTATTTAACGATTCCCGGGTCATCCCGGCCCGCCTGTACGGGAAAAAGTCGCCGACAGGCGGCAAGGTCGAAGTGCTGCTGCTGACGCCCGTCGGCGAGGATACGTGGGAAGTGCTGGTCAAGCCGGGGAAACGGGCCCTGCCCGGGGCGGTTATCGAGTTTCCCGAAGGCCTGACCTGCCAGATACTGGACCGCACCGACTTCGGCGGCCGCATCGTCAAATTTGAATACGACGGCGTATTCGACGATATTATCGACAAGATCGGCGAAATGCCCCTGCCGCCGTACATTCACGAAAAGCTGGAAGATCCCGACGAATACCAGACCGTATACGCCCGCGAACGGGGCTCGGCGGCGGCGCCGACGGCAGGGCTCCACTTTACGGACGAGCTGCTGGAACGCATCAAGGCCAAAGGCGTGGAGTTGGTTTTCGTTACGCTGCATGTCGGTCTGGGGACGTTCCGGCCCGTAGAAGAGGAAAACATCGAAGACCACGAAATGCACAGCGAATTTTACAGCATTACGGAGGAAGCGGCCCAGACGATTAACCGGGCGAAGGCTGAAGGCCGCCGCATCGTAGCCGTCGGCACGACGTCTATACGGACGCTGGAAAGCGCCGGTACGACGGGCGTGCTGCAGGCCGGGTCGGGCTGGACGAATATTTTCATCTATCCCGGCTACACCTTCCACATCGTCGACGCGCTGGTCACGAATTTCCACCTGCCCGAGTCGACGCTCCTCATGCTCATCAGCGCTATGTCTACAAGAGAAAAAATCTTAAAGGCGTATGAAATTGCCGTACAGGAAAAATACCGTTTCTTCAGCTTCGGCGACGCCATGTTTATACGATAG
- a CDS encoding YceD family protein produces the protein MKLQVEEALKEEGRKVPFSFQKPAADLGDVDAFPWKNHVVAVEGAFWSDGTHIVVKGTVRTSGMYACSRCLMPVSVDRNATLSEVYGTEAELPDDVLPYNGEYIDLTETIRETLILSEPMKVLCQPDCKGLCPQCGANLNEGPCSCPTDRIDPRLAVLGDLLKSKH, from the coding sequence ATGAAACTACAAGTCGAAGAAGCACTAAAGGAGGAAGGAAGGAAAGTTCCTTTTTCCTTTCAAAAGCCGGCTGCCGATTTAGGTGATGTAGACGCTTTTCCTTGGAAAAACCATGTTGTGGCTGTGGAAGGCGCGTTCTGGTCCGATGGCACGCACATCGTCGTCAAAGGAACAGTTCGTACATCCGGCATGTATGCATGCAGCCGCTGTCTGATGCCGGTATCGGTGGATCGGAATGCAACACTGTCTGAAGTCTATGGTACGGAAGCAGAGCTTCCTGATGACGTATTGCCTTATAACGGGGAATACATCGATTTGACGGAGACAATTAGAGAAACGTTGATCCTCAGCGAGCCCATGAAGGTGTTGTGCCAGCCTGACTGTAAGGGCCTGTGCCCGCAGTGTGGCGCAAACTTGAATGAAGGACCCTGTAGTTGTCCTACCGACAGGATCGACCCGAGACTCGCCGTCTTGGGGGATTTATTAAAATCAAAGCACTAA
- the tgt gene encoding tRNA guanosine(34) transglycosylase Tgt, protein MVITYELQAECDGARAGILRTPHGTFKTPMFMPVGTQATVKTLSPEELYDMGAQVILSNTYHLFLRPGEDLVKEAGGLHKFMNWKQAILTDSGGFQVFSLGQMRKITEEGVTFRSHLDGSKKFLSPEVSMDVQMALNSDIAMAFDECIPYPSDYDYTLHSTERTSRWAKRCLDHHHSDTQGLFGIVQGGMYADLRRKSCEELVDMNFDGYGIGGLSVGESKDIMYDILDHTTPYLPQTKARYLMGVGTPDCLVEGVARGVDMFDCVFPTRVARNGMAMTHTGRLTVRNAKYARDFSPIEEGCGCYTCRNYTRAYIRHLFKAEELLAYRLVSIHNLYFLLQFMRDMRQSILDGTFRQFRQEFWKRYQDA, encoded by the coding sequence TTGGTTATTACTTACGAACTGCAGGCCGAATGCGACGGCGCCAGAGCCGGCATCCTGCGCACGCCTCACGGAACCTTCAAGACGCCTATGTTTATGCCCGTAGGCACGCAGGCGACGGTCAAGACCTTGTCGCCGGAAGAGCTGTACGACATGGGCGCCCAGGTCATCCTGAGCAATACGTATCACCTGTTCCTGCGGCCCGGCGAAGACCTGGTCAAGGAAGCCGGCGGCCTGCACAAGTTTATGAACTGGAAGCAGGCTATCCTGACGGACAGCGGCGGATTTCAAGTATTCAGCCTGGGGCAGATGCGCAAGATTACGGAAGAAGGCGTAACCTTCCGCTCCCATTTGGACGGCTCGAAGAAATTTTTGTCGCCGGAAGTGTCCATGGACGTGCAGATGGCTCTCAATTCCGATATCGCCATGGCCTTCGACGAGTGCATCCCGTACCCTTCGGATTATGACTACACCCTCCATTCGACGGAGCGGACGAGCCGCTGGGCCAAGCGCTGCCTGGACCACCACCATAGCGACACGCAGGGCTTGTTCGGCATCGTCCAGGGCGGCATGTATGCGGACCTGCGCCGCAAGAGCTGTGAAGAATTAGTAGACATGAATTTTGACGGATATGGCATCGGCGGCTTGAGTGTTGGCGAATCTAAGGATATAATGTATGATATACTAGATCATACGACGCCCTACCTGCCGCAGACGAAAGCCCGGTACCTCATGGGCGTCGGCACGCCGGACTGCCTCGTCGAGGGCGTAGCCCGCGGCGTAGATATGTTCGACTGCGTCTTCCCGACGCGCGTAGCCCGCAACGGCATGGCCATGACCCATACGGGCCGGCTGACCGTGCGCAACGCAAAATACGCCAGGGATTTCTCGCCCATTGAAGAAGGCTGCGGTTGCTACACGTGCCGCAACTATACGCGGGCCTATATCCGCCATCTCTTCAAAGCGGAAGAACTGCTGGCGTACCGCTTAGTCAGCATTCATAATTTGTATTTCCTGCTGCAGTTTATGCGCGACATGCGCCAATCCATTCTGGACGGCACGTTCCGCCAGTTCCGGCAGGAATTTTGGAAGCGATATCAAGATGCATAA
- a CDS encoding SoxR reducing system RseC family protein, with protein MKIEEGTILSIEEDGLAEVKVGRHSDCMACGACPGAEHIVVKALNPIGAEVGQHVKFEVREVNIVIGAFVCFIMPLIVAGLGAVAGHWIGLSQGMDAMQAAIVGGIVGFLIGVVGVKLFDRSLTNDINAKPKIIEVCR; from the coding sequence ATGAAAATAGAAGAAGGTACGATCTTATCGATTGAAGAAGACGGCCTTGCCGAAGTAAAGGTCGGCCGCCATTCGGACTGCATGGCCTGTGGCGCTTGTCCCGGCGCGGAACACATCGTCGTCAAGGCGCTGAATCCTATCGGCGCGGAAGTGGGGCAGCACGTCAAATTTGAAGTGCGAGAAGTCAACATCGTCATTGGAGCCTTTGTCTGCTTTATCATGCCCCTTATCGTCGCCGGCCTCGGAGCCGTCGCCGGTCACTGGATTGGCCTTTCCCAAGGCATGGATGCCATGCAGGCTGCGATTGTCGGCGGTATCGTCGGGTTTCTTATCGGCGTTGTCGGCGTCAAGCTGTTTGACCGGTCCTTGACGAACGATATCAACGCCAAGCCGAAGATCATCGAAGTCTGCCGCTAA
- a CDS encoding SpoIID/LytB domain-containing protein: MIKTRLLRVLAAAALFVCLTATAFCAGSDQTLRIGIREGSKSVSIIGTQGAAVYKNGSLWKKVGANKPVKVELKGKDLVVNGSKSKGAVSVRPLKKGVVKLTDGYSYRGSIECMQPSKASGITVVNVVPLEQYLYGVVGKEMSPSWSSEALKAQAVAARTYAVYHKNSFRNKGFDMTDDTRSQVYAGINGESPSIISAVDATKGEILTYKGKPIEAIFCATAGGWTEHSENVWGNYVPYLRGVVDRSEKMPSYSWTVTTTPEKLAANLKAAGKNVGKIKSITLSPLGKRPMDVSDRGVSGRVLSMTIQGSSGSVRLTGNAFQSIMGLKSTLFDIYQGTEKKQKDSKKENKKKSSRKTTFKIKDKKPITIYGFGWGHGLGMSQYGAYQMAQEQKNAKNTYRKILQHYYTGVKLDKID; the protein is encoded by the coding sequence ATGATTAAAACGCGACTACTTCGCGTCCTCGCCGCGGCGGCATTATTTGTCTGCCTGACGGCGACGGCTTTCTGCGCCGGCTCGGACCAGACGCTGCGCATCGGCATCCGTGAAGGGAGCAAATCTGTATCCATCATCGGAACCCAGGGGGCGGCCGTTTATAAAAACGGTTCCTTGTGGAAAAAGGTAGGGGCGAACAAACCGGTTAAGGTGGAACTCAAGGGAAAAGACCTCGTCGTCAACGGCTCGAAGAGCAAGGGCGCCGTGTCGGTACGGCCCTTGAAAAAGGGCGTCGTCAAGCTGACCGACGGCTATTCGTACCGCGGCTCCATCGAGTGCATGCAGCCGTCGAAGGCTTCGGGGATCACCGTAGTCAACGTCGTGCCCCTGGAGCAGTATTTATACGGCGTCGTCGGCAAGGAAATGTCGCCGTCGTGGAGCTCCGAAGCGCTGAAAGCCCAGGCCGTCGCGGCCCGGACCTACGCCGTGTATCATAAGAACTCCTTCCGAAACAAGGGCTTCGATATGACCGACGACACGCGCAGCCAGGTTTACGCCGGCATCAACGGCGAATCGCCGTCCATTATCAGCGCCGTCGACGCGACGAAGGGCGAAATCCTGACGTATAAGGGCAAGCCCATCGAGGCGATTTTCTGCGCCACTGCCGGCGGCTGGACGGAACACAGCGAAAACGTGTGGGGCAATTACGTGCCTTACCTGCGGGGCGTCGTCGATAGAAGCGAAAAGATGCCGTCCTACAGCTGGACCGTGACGACGACGCCGGAAAAGCTGGCGGCGAACCTGAAAGCAGCCGGTAAAAATGTCGGCAAGATAAAGTCCATTACCTTGTCGCCCTTGGGCAAGCGGCCCATGGACGTGTCCGACCGCGGCGTATCCGGCCGCGTCCTGTCCATGACGATTCAGGGCTCGTCGGGAAGCGTCAGGCTGACGGGCAACGCCTTCCAGTCCATCATGGGACTGAAGAGCACCTTGTTTGACATCTATCAGGGGACGGAAAAGAAGCAGAAAGACAGTAAGAAAGAGAATAAGAAAAAATCGTCCCGCAAGACGACCTTTAAAATTAAAGACAAGAAGCCCATTACGATTTACGGCTTCGGATGGGGCCACGGCCTGGGGATGAGCCAGTACGGCGCATACCAGATGGCCCAGGAACAGAAAAACGCCAAGAATACGTACCGCAAGATACTGCAGCATTACTATACGGGCGTAAAGCTTGACAAGATAGATTAA
- the ruvB gene encoding Holliday junction branch migration DNA helicase RuvB, whose translation MEEHRIVETGPIAGDSWQYSLRPHYLKEYIGQQKVKQNLEVFIQAAKLRQEALDHVLLYGPPGLGKTTMAGIIANELGVNLRITSGPAIERPGDLAALLTNLQERDLLFIDEIHRLSHSVEEVLYAAMEDYALDIVIGKGPSARSVRIDLPPFTLVGATTQVGRLAPPLRDRFGVICRLEFYRPEELVLIIKRTADILNVEIDDAGALEVARRSRGTPRIANRLLKRVRDFAQVAGEQTISSALAGKALDRLEVDACGLDRTDRRVLQVIIEKFGGGPVGLDTIAAAISESVDAVEDVYEPFLMQLGFLNRTPRGRVVTEAAYAHLGLPSPSEGKGSSLF comes from the coding sequence GTGGAAGAACATCGCATTGTGGAGACAGGCCCGATTGCGGGAGATTCCTGGCAGTACAGCCTGCGTCCCCACTATTTAAAAGAATATATAGGACAACAGAAGGTTAAACAGAACTTGGAAGTCTTTATCCAGGCGGCAAAGCTGCGGCAGGAAGCGCTGGATCACGTGCTGCTGTACGGCCCGCCTGGGCTGGGCAAGACGACGATGGCCGGCATCATCGCCAATGAGCTGGGCGTCAACCTGCGCATTACGTCGGGGCCGGCTATCGAGCGGCCCGGCGATTTGGCGGCTCTGCTGACGAACTTGCAGGAGCGGGACTTGCTGTTTATCGACGAAATACACCGCTTGTCCCACAGCGTGGAAGAAGTGCTGTACGCGGCGATGGAAGACTATGCTCTGGACATCGTCATCGGCAAGGGGCCAAGCGCCCGGTCGGTGCGCATCGACCTGCCGCCCTTTACCCTCGTCGGCGCGACGACCCAGGTCGGACGCCTGGCGCCGCCGCTGCGCGACCGCTTCGGCGTCATCTGCCGGCTGGAATTTTACCGGCCCGAAGAGCTGGTGCTGATTATCAAGCGGACTGCCGATATTTTGAACGTAGAAATCGACGATGCCGGCGCGTTGGAAGTGGCGCGCCGCTCGCGGGGCACGCCGCGAATTGCCAACCGCCTGCTGAAGCGGGTCCGCGATTTCGCTCAGGTAGCCGGCGAGCAGACGATTTCATCGGCTTTGGCCGGAAAAGCCTTGGACCGGCTGGAGGTCGACGCCTGCGGCCTGGACCGGACGGATCGGCGGGTCTTGCAGGTCATCATTGAAAAATTCGGCGGCGGCCCTGTCGGCCTCGATACGATTGCCGCGGCGATCAGCGAGTCCGTCGACGCCGTCGAAGACGTGTACGAACCCTTCCTCATGCAGCTCGGATTTTTGAACCGCACGCCGCGGGGGCGGGTTGTAACGGAGGCGGCTTACGCCCATCTGGGATTGCCGTCGCCGTCGGAAGGCAAAGGCTCTTCGTTATTTTAG